Genomic DNA from bacterium:
GGCCGGCGCGAGCGTGAGCTGCAGGTCCTCGCCGAGGGGGCGCAGGCGCTCGATGCGCAGGCCCTCGCGCTCGGCGAGCGCGGTCCAGAAGGGGCGGCCGTCGGCCGGCAGCAGGCGCGGCGCGACGAAGAGCTCCCAGCGCTCCCAGAGCCCGGCGGCGAGGAAGCTGCTGACGAGCCGCCCGCCGCCCTCCACGAGCAGGCTCGTGATCTCCTCCTGCTCGGCGAGCAGGGCGAGCGCGGCGGCGAGGTCGACGCCGCCCGCGCCGCCCCGCGGCAGGCGCCGGCACTCCCAGCCGGCCGGCGCCGCGCCGGGCGCGCCCTCGGGCAGCAGCAGCAGCGGGGCGCGCCCGCTGTAGTCGAGATCGATGGGCAGCGCGCTCCCCGCGCCCCCGAAGACGATGGGCCGCGGCAGCGGGCCGGCCGCTTCGTCGGCGGGCAGCAGGCGCAGGTCCAAGCGCGGGCGGTCCAAGCGCGCGGTCTCGGCGCCCACGGCGACGGCCATCGCCGCCGCCCGCAGGCGATGCCCCTCGCGCCGCGCCGCCTCGCCCGTGATCCAGCGCGAGCTGCCGTCCGCGCGCGCGATCAGCCCGTTCAGGCTGGCCGCGCTCTTGAGCGTCACGAAGGGACGACCCGTGCGCTGTCGGTGCAGGTAGGCGGGGTTCTGCGCGGCGGCCTCGGCGGCGAGCGGGCC
This window encodes:
- a CDS encoding RibD family protein; translated protein: GPLAAEAAAQNPAYLHRQRTGRPFVTLKSAASLNGLIARADGSSRWITGEAARREGHRLRAAAMAVAVGAETARLDRPRLDLRLLPADEAAGPLPRPIVFGGAGSALPIDLDYSGRAPLLLLPEGAPGAAPAGWECRRLPRGGAGGVDLAAALALLAEQEEITSLLVEGGGRLVSSFLAAGLWERWELFVAPRLLPADGRPFWTALAEREGLRIERLRPLGEDLQLTLAPAGAR